Part of the Aggregatilinea lenta genome, ATCCCGGCGGTGCTGACGGCGCTGCGCGTCTCGGTCGGCACGGCGATCGCGGTGCTGTTCATCGCGGAGCAGTACTCGACGCGCGAGGGGCTGGGCTATTACATCGTCACGCTGACGTGGCAGCGCCTGCGCTTCGACCAGATGTACGCGGGCATCCTGGCGATGTCACTGCTGGGGCTGGTGTTGTACGTGGTGATCGACGTGCTGGAGCGCATCTTTGGCCGCTGGCGCTACGCGGGTGAAAGCTGACGCCGGGGTATAATAGAGGCGGGTAAAGTGTCATGCCAACCGTCATGCGGATCGGCCCCTTTCGCTTCTTCTTCTACTCAAATGAGGGTAGTGAGCCTCAGCATGTTCATGTACAGTCATCTGATGGCGAAGCAAAGTTCTGGCTGAAACCAATTGAGATTGCCTGGAGTCGCGGCTTTAACGACCGGGAACTCTCCCAGATCGGGCGGCACATTCAGGACAACCAGGCTTATCTGCTCGAAACATGGCACAAGTTCTTCGAGGTGTAACCATGAGCGACCAAAGTCCTCGTGAGGAAGATCGGCCCGTTGCGGTAGAAACAACGAGCGACATGCTGCGCGTCACACTCGCAGACGGACGAATCATCGCTACGCCGCTAAACTGGTATCCCCGGCTGGCAAATGCCACGCCGGAGCAGCGCGCCGTGTTTGAATTGAGCAGGGGCGGTGTGCATTGGCCCGATCTGGACGAAGATCTGTCCGTGGCCGGAATGCTGCGCGGCAATCGCCCGGCCCAGCCGCACCACACATCGACGGAAACACACGTTTAAAACACAAACGCGGGCGGGTTAGAAACCCGCCCCTACAAAACCCTGTCTTTTTGCTTGCTCCCCTCTCCAACTTGATTGGAGAGGGGCCGGGGGTGAGGTCGCTGCGGAATTCATCCAGCCGTGCAACCCGCCCCACCTGAATTCTCTTGCGGAATCGAAGGCCCCTGACCCATGACCCAATCCACCGACCACGGCGCGTATGTGCAGGACATGTTCGGACGCATCGCCGCCCGCTATGACCTGATGAACCGCCTCATGACTTTCAACCAGGACCGTGCATGGCGGCGCTTCGTCGTGAGCAAGGCCGCGCCCCCGCCGGGCGGCTGGCTGCTGGACATCGCCACCGGCACGGGCGACATCGCGTTCGAGGCGCGGCGGCAGGTCCGCGATCTGCACGTCGTCGCGGCGGACTTCGCGCTGCCGATGATGCGCGTCGGCCAGCAGCGACCCGGCGCGGATGCGGTCGCGTGGCAGGCCGCCGACACGCTGCGCCTGCCCTACGCTGACAACAGTTTTGACGCCGTGACGAGCGGCTACCTGTTCCGCAACGTGACGGACATCCCCGGCGCGCTGGCCGAGCAGATGCGCGTGCTCAAGCCGGGCGGTCGCCTCGTCACGCTGGACACGACCCCACCGCCGCACAACCTGCTGCGCCCGTTCATCCAGTTCCACCTGAAGGTCGTCAT contains:
- a CDS encoding DUF4160 domain-containing protein — protein: MPTVMRIGPFRFFFYSNEGSEPQHVHVQSSDGEAKFWLKPIEIAWSRGFNDRELSQIGRHIQDNQAYLLETWHKFFEV
- a CDS encoding DUF2442 domain-containing protein; its protein translation is MSDQSPREEDRPVAVETTSDMLRVTLADGRIIATPLNWYPRLANATPEQRAVFELSRGGVHWPDLDEDLSVAGMLRGNRPAQPHHTSTETHV
- a CDS encoding ubiquinone/menaquinone biosynthesis methyltransferase, translating into MTQSTDHGAYVQDMFGRIAARYDLMNRLMTFNQDRAWRRFVVSKAAPPPGGWLLDIATGTGDIAFEARRQVRDLHVVAADFALPMMRVGQQRPGADAVAWQAADTLRLPYADNSFDAVTSGYLFRNVTDIPGALAEQMRVLKPGGRLVTLDTTPPPHNLLRPFIQFHLKVVIPTLGRIISGEADAYKYLPESTLGFKTAEELAALMRAAELQDVGYQRFMFGTMAVHWGTTPKL